From the Clupea harengus chromosome 15, Ch_v2.0.2, whole genome shotgun sequence genome, one window contains:
- the fam110c gene encoding protein FAM110C, translated as MQVSSDVDTSRILEKGPEFLRKQLDLESEGKAGMTAAERLAASKPRYVKSQQVVNSTQESVISLNASSLSSNDSSNRSSSRSGDVNARNATTGQIVSIQPSPPEEPIAVRRSSSKKRPDSLLLYRQKCELIRRPPGDRHKRMQARKMLLNSIKDNTETVPETQGNEQELKATEADAGKGDSKHSNPAPPVRQSGQIRPVRVVDICAQQDTVTGDGQERPQHKRVAEIERRARKGVERSHSDISSRYSKNFADFDAFFTFCGLEGDVVSSLGKENFSALTDELANKIRSVSVSTSDDRFSRSSGDSTGLQEEELLENVRQATSVVERNARIIKWLYSCRNASESGKTLRDLA; from the coding sequence ATGCAGGTATCCTCAGACGTAGATACCTCGCGCATTCTCGAGAAGGGACCCGAGTTCTTGCGCAAACAACTCGATCTGGAGAGCGAGGGCAAGGCAGGTATGACGGCCGCGGAGAGACTGGCAGCCAGCAAGCCCCGCTACGTCAAGAGCCAACAGGTGGTCAACTCCACGCAGGAGTCAGTGATCTCCCTCAACGCGAGTTCTTTAAGTAGCAACGATTCATCAAACAGGAGTTCGAGCAGGAGTGGGGATGTAAATGCAAGGAATGCAACCACCGGACAAATCGTCTCAATTCAGCCCTCGCCACCTGAGGAACCTATTGCTGTGCGACGCAGCAGCTCAAAAAAACGTCCCGATTCACTGTTACTGTACAGACAGAAATGTGAACTGATCCGGCGACCACCTGGGGACAGACACAAGCGAATGCAGGCCCGTAAAATGCTACTGAACTCCATTAAGGACAACACGGAGACAGTGCCCGAGACCCAGGGGAATGAACAAGAGCTAAAGGCGACAGAAGCCGATGCGGGGAAGGGTGACTCAAAACATTCAAATCCTGCTCCCCCTGTTAGACAATCTGGACAAATCCGGCCTGTTCGAGTTGTGGACATATGCGCGCAGCAGGACACAGTTACCGGAGATGGTCAGGAGCGGCCTCAGCATAAGAGAGTGGCTGAGATTGAGCGCAGGGCGCGCAAAGGAGTGGAACGCTCCCACTCTGACATCAGCTCTCGGTACTCGAAAAACTTCGCTGATTTCGACGCGTTCTTCACCTTCTGTGGACTCGAAGGCGACGTCGTCTCATCCCTTGGGAAAGAGAACTTCTCTGCGCTTACTGACGAACTGGCGAACAAAATTCGAAGCGTCAGCGTCAGCACTTCGGATGACCGGTTCTCCCGGAGCAGCGGCGACAGCACCGGGCTGCAGGAAGAAGAGCTTTTGGAGAATGTCCGCCAGGCCACGTCTGTCGTCGAACGCAACGCACGGATAATTAAGTGGCTATACAGTTGCAGAAATGCCTCGGAGTCTGGCAAAACTCTACGAGATCTTGCTTGA
- the acp1 gene encoding low molecular weight phosphotyrosine protein phosphatase isoform X2 — translation MATSKSVLFVCLGNICRSPIGEAVFRKLATDEGVVSDWLIDSGATSDWNTGSSPDARGLACLRKHGIETDHRARQVTQDDFQTYDFILCMDDSNLSDLNKKASKVKNSKAKIELLGSYDPQTQLIIKDPYYGSEQDFETVYEQCVRCCTAFLEANS, via the exons ATGGCCACATCGAAATCTGTTCTATTCGTGTGTTTGG GGAACATCTGCAGGTCCCCCATCGGCGAAGCCGTCTTCAGAAAGCTGGCCACCGACGAAGGAGTGGTTAGCGAT tGGCTCATAGACAGCGGAGCGACCTCAGACTGGAACACAGGCAGCTCTCCTGACGCCAGAGGCCTCGCCTGCCTGCGCAAGCACGGCATAGAAACTGACCACAGGGCCAGACAG GTGACCCAAGATGACTTCCAGACGTATGACTTTATCCTGTGCATGGATGACAGCAACCTGAG CGATCTGAACAAGAAGGCAAGCAAGGTGAAGAACAGCAAGGCCAAGATCGAGCTGCTTGGCTCCTACGACCCCCAGACACAGCTCATCATCAAAGATCCCTACTAC GGCAGCGAGCAGGATTTCGAGACTGTGTACGAACAGTGCGTGCGCTGCTGCACGGCATTCCTGGAGGCCAACTCCTGA
- the acp1 gene encoding low molecular weight phosphotyrosine protein phosphatase isoform X1, with product MATSKSVLFVCLGNICRSPIGEAVFRKLATDEGVVSDWRIDSAATSTYEIGNPPDHRGQACMKRHGVPMRHVARQVTQDDFQTYDFILCMDDSNLSDLNKKASKVKNSKAKIELLGSYDPQTQLIIKDPYYGSEQDFETVYEQCVRCCTAFLEANS from the exons ATGGCCACATCGAAATCTGTTCTATTCGTGTGTTTGG GGAACATCTGCAGGTCCCCCATCGGCGAAGCCGTCTTCAGAAAGCTGGCCACCGACGAAGGAGTGGTTAGCGAT TGGAGGATAGACAGCGCCGCCACCTCCACCTACGAGATTGGCAACCCCCCGGACCACCGCGGCCAGGCTTGCATGAAGAGGCATGGGGTTCCAATGCGGCACGTTGCACGGCAG GTGACCCAAGATGACTTCCAGACGTATGACTTTATCCTGTGCATGGATGACAGCAACCTGAG CGATCTGAACAAGAAGGCAAGCAAGGTGAAGAACAGCAAGGCCAAGATCGAGCTGCTTGGCTCCTACGACCCCCAGACACAGCTCATCATCAAAGATCCCTACTAC GGCAGCGAGCAGGATTTCGAGACTGTGTACGAACAGTGCGTGCGCTGCTGCACGGCATTCCTGGAGGCCAACTCCTGA
- the LOC116223807 gene encoding ALK and LTK ligand 2 has protein sequence MLGLRTMPLLALALMVLTSARCQSSSARLEKGAEADKSLYLRIKDLVKHVEENGDTKNVAQSTIVLESPTERSSHYMKENGDQVMEVFPRDLRKKDKYLRHMTGHIIISPKCRKQFFGIYYSRDCTIKTYLKRCVRLLQRLAGSPRCKDGLAKQYSSQTRQI, from the exons ATGCTCGGACTGCGGACAATGCCACTGCTAGCGCTCGCACTGATGGTCCTCACCAGCGCGCGCTGCCAGAGCTCCAGCGCAAGATTGGAAAAGGGCGCCGAGGCGGACAAAAGCCTCTACCTACGGATAAAAGACCTGGTCAAACACGTGGAAGAAAACGGAGACACAAAAAATGTTGCACAGTCTACAATTGTATTAGAAAGCCCAACGGAGCGGAGCTCGCACTACATGAAAGAAAACGGAGATCAAGTAATGG AAGTGTTTCCCAGAGACCTCCGGAAAAAGGATAAGTATCTGAGACACATGACAG GGCATATTATTATCTCACCCAAGTGCAGGAAGCAATTTTTCGGGATCTACTACTCTAGAGACTGCACCATCAAAACCT aTTTGAAAAGGTGTGTACGGCTTCTGCAGCGATTGGCTGGGAGTCCACGGTGTAAAGATGGTTTAGCAAAACAGTACTCCAG CCAAACCAGACAGATCTAG